GCCGTTCAAGTTTGGCGCGCAAACATCGAAAAGCACCGCCGTTCGAGCAGGTTGCCCCCGAGGTGGGGCGCCTCGCGGACCAGGGCCTGTCATTGCGCGAGATCGGTGAGAAGTTGGAGCTCGACCGCACTACCCTTTCCAAGGCCTACAACAAAGACCGAGCGGACAGGGGGCTTCCTCCGCTGGATGGTCGGACTCGTCGCAAACTATTGGGCCTCAAGGATCGGCCGAAGGATGGCGAACAAAAATAGCTGACCTGCTGTCCTTCTTGCTTTTGCAGCCCGGTTCTGCAGTAGCCCTGCCGAACCGGGCCTTTTTATTGGCGCGTGACTCATCGCATCACGCTGCCCAAACCGGCCTGAGGCTATCGGCGCCAGCTCATCTCAATGCGCTCTGGCGGAAAATGGCCGCAATATTGTTGAGCCACGCTCACGGACGACCTCGCGTCTTACTTTGCTTGGAACCTTCCACGAAAGGAGCCGACCCATTCAGAAATCGACCTCGAAGCTCTCGACAGATCTTCCGAAGGTTGTCGCAGACGATGACAGCGCCGGGCGTGCTGAAATAGCCGCAATATTGGGCCGCTTGTTGGCACGATGGTGGCTGCGAGAGAGGGCCGCGGCGACAAAACCTTCGGCCGATGTCGGGACCGCCTCGCAAGCAGATCGCCCGAAGTCTGCCGTACCGGACGGGCGCACACGCCGTAAGAACGTCGACCACAAGTCGAGCAATCCACCCGAGCTCCCGCAGCCAGACGATCCACCGGCAGCAGCATGAGCGACATGTGGAAGAGGTTTCGGGGCTAGCCGGGCCGCGTGGCCAGGCTGGCCCCGGCCATTTATCAGCTCAATCAATTTATGTTTCAACGCGACATACCTGAACCTGCCGCCAACGGACTTTTGGCCCTGACCGGTCTATCCGATCTCAATGCCACTCGGCGCCGCGCGCGGCAGTAGTGAGGCAGTTACGGGCCACGCCACGAGTACGTTCATGCGAGACTATGGCAGTTTCCCTGTAAGATTTGAGGTTCCATTTGCCCTTGTTAGTTATGTTTCGCGGGCGGCCGGTGAAGCGACGCCGGCGCACCCGCGATGGTTTGCTGTTGACTTTTTATTCGGCCACGGCCGGCACCAGCGGTGATCAACTCGCCGTGACCGACGCCGAATGGCAGGCGCACGGCCAAGTCCGGTTCTATCCGGCCGGACAACGGCCTGATTTCCGAAAACTCGCTGCTGAAGCAGCTGAGTAATTCTGTTTTCTTCCTTTTCTCGAAGGGAGTGTTCCATGCTGAAGCGACAGGGTCCTTCTGCGCGCACCGCGCGTGCATACCACTACCGACTTATCCATCGCCACACCCGGCAAGTTGGCCGGCGTTCTGATTCCGACTGGCCGCTGTTGGCCTATCGCATTGGTTTAACTTTTCGTCCGGGTGATGGCAGCGCCACGTTTTTCGACAATTCGCTGCGGCCCATCGGCACGGCTGTGGCGATTGTGCTTTCGTATGATACCGACGGACATGAAATCCCAATTCGTGGCTATCGTGCCCGGCTAGGAACGGACGGCCGTGTACGCTACGGGCTCAACGGCGATCGGGAGTTTTGCCATGATGGCGGGTTGCGACCGGCGTTTAATGCCGCGGGCCGGGCGATCAACGTTCGCCGCAACGAGTCGCTGGCGGATCTGTTCCTGCGGATGGATGACGCGTGCTGGCAGCGGCGAGCGGAATTCGAGTCGCTGCTGGCGATCCCTCGCCTGCCGCGAATCATGCTCGGCTTTGCCCCGCAGCAGCCGCCCGAGTTTGAGGTCACTGACGGTCTGAAGCGCTTGGCTGCCCGGCGGCTGGACATTTCGCCAGCTCGTCTGGCAAGCAATCCGCCAATGCTTGTCGAACGATTGCTTGAGCAGACATGGGAAGGTGTATTGCAGCCGCCGGGTTCGCCAGGCAATCTGACCGACCTGCTGCTGCTCGACGCCGAATACTGCAGCCAAGCGCATCGCGCGCTGCGGATCTTTGAAGATTTCCGGCAGCTTATCGGCGCTTACACTTGGAATCCAGCTCGCGCCGTCGAGGTTTTTCGCATGGATAATCCAGCGCCCGCCGCGCTGGCGAGTTGTGGGATTGATCCAACGGCTGATTTCGAGCAAGCCATTCCGTCCGAGGTCGTCGATCAATTGGAAGGGCTAATGCGCACCGCTGTCGGTGAACACGCCGCCCGTTTCAGCCAAGAAGATCTGCTCGATGCGGTAATCAGCCCCTTCAAGCCGCTGGCTGCGGCCTCGGAAGCGTTGAGCGCGGCTCGCGTGAAGCTTCAGCCGTATTGGTCCGAATGCACCACCGACGCCGATCTGCGGCAGGCTCTCCGTTCACCAAAGGATGGCCTGCGTGCTTCGGGCGCCTGTCGGATCCAAGTGCTTCGGACTCGGTCTGTTCCAGAGCCTTTTTCCTTTTCAGCGGCTGATCTCGAGCGTCGCGCCGAAATCGATTGGCGCGTCCATCAACCGTTGCCGGTCGAATCTTCGGCCGAATCGTTTACCCAGCTTCAGTTGTGCTCCTGAAAACCGGAGGAATTCATCATGTCCACCGCGGACAAGCGGCAGAACTTTGAGACGCTCTGCCGCGCGGTACAAAACCGCGACATTGCTCTACTTAACTGCCAGCACAGTACAACCGGCGAAATGATCGCCGTGGTTTGCGCCACGAACCGGCTGGAGAACGGCTTGCTTGAGTTCATTCCTCTGGCGCGAATGCTCGATGCCAACATGGGTGAATTCCTGTGCAAGTGCGTCTCCACTGATCCACCGGGCAATCCCGAGCTGAATTGATCGAATACCAGCCTCGGCCCGGTAATAACCGAATCGCCCCAGACGGCGCTGCCGCCCGGCAGCGCCGTCTGGGCACTTTTTCTTACGTATCGGACGGTCTGTGGAGCACCAGTCCGGGAAAACCCGCACATTTCTGCGCCGGGCAGCCCGTATCCGTGGCAGATCTCGGCAGTATCGGCTGGTTCGGCAGCTCGGTGTTGCGGTTGTCTGGCTCTTTCGCCACCTGCGGCCCGACGCTGCCTGGACAATTTAGCGGTTGGACGTTTTGCGTCCGGGCCTATCGGACATATTATATCCGGATATGGCCGAGCCGATCGTCGGCGGCCAAACCAAAGGATCAAGGAATTTGATGACGGCCTAAGTTGGGCCATGTACCACACAATTTGAACTGACGCGTGCGTCAGAACTGCTTCCCGAGAAACCGCCAACTTGAGCTTCGGCTCATGACCAAAGAAGCAGCAACTGTGCCGCGCCCCGAAAGGGGCGCTGGCCAGGTGCTGTTCTTTGGTGCCCCTTGGCGGGGGTCTCGGGAGCGGCCTTGGTTCAGCGCTCCGTTTTTTTTTGCGCACTCGACAACAGTCGTTGGCGCAACGACGGGGCAAACTCCACTAGCTCGGCTTGAGCCACAATCATGAATCAACTGCTGACACCCAACCAGATTATTCAGACCGAGACATCGCGGTCGCCTTGCCGTATCGAGCGGTTCTTGGGAGGGGGCGGCCAGGGCGAGGTGTACCAGGCGAGCTTGGCCGGACGCGCGGTCGCGGTGAAATGGTATTTCTCCCGTACCGCGACACCCCAGCAGCGCTGGCTACTGGAAGACCTGGTGCGCCGGCCGGCGCCCAACGAGCGGTTCCTATGGCCGATCGAGTTGGTGTCCGATCCGCGAACGCCCGGCTTCGGCTACATCATGGGCCTTCGCGAGCCGCGTTACCGCGGCATCGTCGCCCTGATGAAGCGGAAAATCGAGCCGAGCTTTCGCACGCTGGCCACAGCCGGCTTTCAACTGGCTGACAGCTACTACCAGCTCCACGCCGTCGGTCTTTGTTACCGGGACATTTCTTTTGGCAACGTGTTCTTCGACCCAATCGCCGGCGACGTCC
The Pirellulales bacterium DNA segment above includes these coding regions:
- a CDS encoding DUF6117 family protein; translation: MSTADKRQNFETLCRAVQNRDIALLNCQHSTTGEMIAVVCATNRLENGLLEFIPLARMLDANMGEFLCKCVSTDPPGNPELN